Below is a window of Neofelis nebulosa isolate mNeoNeb1 chromosome 8, mNeoNeb1.pri, whole genome shotgun sequence DNA.
aacaggctccaggctctgggccatcagcccagagcctgacgcggggctcgaactcacggaccgcgagatcgtgacctggctgaagtcggacgcttaaccgactgcgccacccaggcgcccctctgttgcTTTTTTTATATTGGAATTAACTACAATTTGCATTGGAAAGCACaacctgaatttaaaaattataacaacatGACAACAAAGATATTACTCTCCAAGTGTATATTACTTCATTATAATTACAACaccaattcaacaaatattaggaaaacaaaaagatcaTATGCAActaaaataccaaatacaaagcaaacaaaaattttgtACAGGTAAATAGcatttatcaaagaaaaaaaataatctagtgCAAATTGGCAAAAGTGATTTGGAACATCCAATGCAATTTTTGTCCCCTCAAGATAGAACACTGATACTGAAGACTAGACATGGGGGCCCAGTTTTGTAAGCACTGGGTATGAAATaactttctccatctcttttaaatgataataaatcaataacaatcaatattaaaaaaaaaacaagatataaacACCCATGATTTATTGAGATAAATTCACAATGgcacacaaaaaaaatcttaaaatatgacaccatatttCTACTCAAGAATGGTGGGCCCAAAATTAAGTCACTATGAATAGATTCATAcagaaattaaatattacaaCCGAGAAATCATCCTGCTTTGAGTTGACACTTCCTCTACTCATAAATAAGAGATAATATATTCTAAGATTAACATCCTACCAAACCAATTTTCTGTCTATCATCTAAGTAGttccaaaggaaaataataacaaaattaaatccCCCTTTCCCTACTATCTCCACCATCATAAAGTTATACCTACAAAGATTGGAGACTATAATGTTGATCGGATGACTGGAAATGCTATTGATGCTGAAGATATAACACTGCTCTCAAGGAAGAATGAATGATAGGTTGCTACTACTCCTTCAATGAAAACTATTCATTCATCTGTAGGTGGTCAACTTAAAGGATCCTTAAGTGACTCATACTTGACCCCATGTTAAAACCAAATCAGGACAAAACTATCAATGAACCCATTATGAGTCACAAAAAAAGTGAATTAGTATAAAGCTTTTTTCTTCCACAGGATTTTTCCCAAAGCTTGTTTGACATCTTTGTTTCTTAGAGAATAGATCAGAGGGTTTAACATGGGTGTGaccaatatataaaatactgaagCCACTTTACGCAGTTCAGGATTGCTTGGAGGTGTGAGATACACAAATGAGACAGTCCCATAGAGCAAACTTACCACTCCCAAATGGGAGCTGCAGGTGGAGAaggctttccttctcccttcactGGAAGGGATTTTCAAGACTGTGGTCCCAATGTACATGTAAGATACTACAATAACAACTATGGTAGGCAAAATAATGAAGGCAGCCAAACTAAGAGACACCATCTTATTGACAGAGAGATTGGAGCAGGAGATCTTCTCAATTTGGTAAGAATCACAGTAGAAGTGATCAATGACTCGGGAAGCACAGAAAGACACTGAGAATGTTGTGCTGACTTGGAGGATGGAACTGAGCCATCCACAGAGATAGGAACCAGCCACCAGCTGAGTGCAAAGTCGTCTTGACATGTGCACACTGTAAAGAAGAGGGTTGCAAATGGCGATGAAACGGTCATAAGCCATGGCTGCCAGAACAAACCCTTCTGTTACAATGAAGAAGGCAAAAAAGAAGAGCTGAGCAGCACACCCCACA
It encodes the following:
- the LOC131484015 gene encoding olfactory receptor 9K2-like → MGDKGAGNHSDVTEFILVGFRVHPELHILLFLLFLLVYGMVLFGNISMMTIIVTDSQLNTPMYFFLGNLSFIDLSYSTVIAPKAMVNFLSEKKTVSFVGCAAQLFFFAFFIVTEGFVLAAMAYDRFIAICNPLLYSVHMSRRLCTQLVAGSYLCGWLSSILQVSTTFSVSFCASRVIDHFYCDSYQIEKISCSNLSVNKMVSLSLAAFIILPTIVVIVVSYMYIGTTVLKIPSSEGRRKAFSTCSSHLGVVSLLYGTVSFVYLTPPSNPELRKVASVFYILVTPMLNPLIYSLRNKDVKQALGKILWKKKALY